From Daucus carota subsp. sativus chromosome 6, DH1 v3.0, whole genome shotgun sequence, the proteins below share one genomic window:
- the LOC108226657 gene encoding uncharacterized protein LOC108226657 — protein MKSILALFAVLALLLIANTSHARPVSGEYWHVMNDEAMPMIQDLVDIRNSADFVLSERKGDTKVTEEIVYEKLTVNESDPIPDTTMAW, from the exons ATGAAGTCGATTTTGGCCTTGTTTGCTGTTCTTGCCCTCCTCTTG ATTGCAAACACTTCACATGCAAGGCCTGTTAGCGGAGAGTACTGGCATGTTATGAACGACGAGGCAATGCCAATGATTCAAGACCTTGTGGATATAAGGAATTCTGCTGATTTCGTTCTCTCTGAAAGGAAGGGTGACACGAAAGTTACTGAGGAAATTGTGTATGAGAAGCTGACTGTGAATGAGTCTGATCCCATACCAGATACCACCATGGCATGGTAA
- the LOC108227891 gene encoding diacylglycerol kinase 2: MIDFSILNRLLSSSNSFPPNFGWLVTASFGFIAVLYAFLRWQKKTSLNWVKASAREKQKAWKKLKLPLSHHTWVEDFSHGKRPSTCCVCLTSVASPQHTGTKPTTHSALQRCSVCGVSAHFNCHQFARKDCKCVAQASFSHVLHHWSERWNTMDENSEMSAFCSYCDEPCGVPFIDASPTWHCLWCQRLIHVKCHVKMSEESGNVCDLGSLRRVILSPICVKEVDYEKSRGGMLNSITEEIIASSVRGQIRRRRHRNKNGAGRSINSKLQDNSAANTALQYVLSGIAGLKDSGVLGKKGVQNDVIHNNQEIVVQGRLRRYELVDLPTDARPLLVFINTKSGAQNGPALKRRLNTLLNPVQVFELSSSQGPEAGLKLFSNVQYFRVLVCGGDGTVAWVLDAIEKHNFESPPPVAVLPLGTGNDLSRVLRWGGGYSTVEGQGGVSSLLYDIDHAAVTMLDRWKVNIIDENCDDASDKVQFKYMMNYLGIGCDAKVAYEFHVTREENPGKFYSQFVNKLRYAKEGARDIMDRTCADLPWQVWLEVDGNDIQIPKDAEGLIVLNIGSYMGGVDLWQNEYEHDDHFSHQYMHDKMLEVVCISGAWHLGKLQVGLSQARRLAQGKIIRIHLSSPFPVQIDGEPFIKQPGCLEITHHGQVFMLRRASGSQEPRGHAAAIMTDVLVDAECKGVINASQKKLLLQEIALQLS; encoded by the exons ATGATTGATTTTAGTATATTGAATAGATTGCTGAGTAGCTCCAATTCTTTTCCTCCAAATTTTGGATGGTTAGTTACAGCTTCATTTGGATTTATAGCTGTTCTATATGCATTTCTTAGATGGCAGAAAAAGACATCTCTTAATTGGGTTAAGGCTTCTGCAAGAGAGAAACAGAAGGCATGGAAAAAGCTGAAACTTCCGTTATCACACCACACATGGGTGGAAGATTTTTCTCACGGAAAACGGCCATCAACATGCTGTGTTTGCCTAACATCTGTGGCATCCCCACAGCACACAGGTACAAAACCCACGACTCATTCTGCCCTTCAGCGTTGCTCTGTTTGTGGTGTATCAGCTCATTTCAATTGCCACCAGTTTGCAAGAAAGGATTGCAAGTGTGTAGCGCAAGCTAGTTTTAGCCATGTGCTACATCACTGGTCAGAAAGGTGGAATACCATGGATGAAAATTCTGAGATGTCTGCTTTCTGTTCTTATTGTGATGAACCTTGTGGTGTGCCTTTTATTGATGCCTCCCCAACATGGCACTGCCTGTGGTGTCAGCGTCTTATACATGTCAAGTGTCATGTTAAAATGTCTGAAGAGTCAGGCAACGTTTGTGACTTGGGTTCTCTTCGAAGGGTCATACTTTCTCCGATATGTGTCAAAGAAGTTGACTATGAAAAGAGTAGAGGTGGAATGCTAAACTCTATCACAGAAGAAATCATTGCTTCCTCTGTCCGTGGTCAAATTAGAAGGCGGCGCCACAGAAACAAAAATGGAGCCGGTCGTTCTATAAACAGCAAGCTGCAGGATAACTCAGCTGCAAATACAGCATTGCAGTATGTGCTCAGTGGCATTGCTGGTTTGAAGGATAGCGGGGTGCTTGGAAAGAAAGGTGTCCAGAATGATGTCATCCATAACAATCAAGAAATTGTTGTCCAAGGTCGCCTAAGACGTTATGAATTAGTGGACTTGCCTACAGATGCAAGGCCTCTTCTGGTCTTCATCAATACTAAGAGTGGGGCTCAAAATGGACCAGCTCTTAAAAGGAGATTGAACACACTATTAAACCCTGTGCAG GTGTTTGAGCTCAGTTCATCGCAAGGGCCTGAGGCTGGTTTAAAGTTGTTCAGTAATGTGCAATATTTTAGAGTTTTGGTTTGTGGCGGAGATGGAACCGTTGCTTGGGTTCTTGATGCAATTGAAAAGCATAACTTCGAGTCACCACCGCCTGTTGCAGTTTTACCACTGGGGACTGGAAATGATCTGTCCAGGGTTTTGAGATGGGGTGGTGGATACTCGACAGTGGAAGGACAAGGTGGTGTAAGCTCTCTTCTGTATGACATAGATCATGCAGCAGTTACAATGCTAGATCGCTGGAAGGTTAACATTATAGACGAAAACTGTGATGATGCTTCGGATAAAGTACAATTCAAGTACATGATGAATTATTTAG GTATTGGATGTGATGCCAAGGTTGCATATGAATTCCACGTTACCAGGGAAGAAAACCCGGGGAAGTTTTACAGTCAG TTTGTGAACAAATTGCGGTATGCAAAAGAAGGGGCCAGGGATATAATGGACAGAACATGCGCCGACTTACCATGGCAAGTGTGGCTTGAAGTTGATGGAAATGACATTCAGATTCCAAAG GATGCGGAAGGTTTAATTGTGCTAAATATTGGCAGTTATATGGGAGGGGTAGATCTTTGGCAAAACGAATATGAGCATGATGATCATTTTAGTCATCAGTACATGCATGATAAAATGTTAGAGGTTGTATGCATTTCTGGAGCATGGCATCTTGGCAAGCTTCAG GTTGGACTTTCCCAGGCTAGGAGGCTAGCACAAGGAAAAATCATTAGAATACATCTTTCAAGTCCTTTTCCAGTTCAGATAGACGGGGAACCTTTTATAAAGCAGCCAGGATGTTTAGAAATAACACATCATGGGCAG GTGTTTATGTTGAGAAGGGCTTCAGGTTCACAGGAGCCAAGAGGCCATGCTGCTGCTATTATGACGGACGTTTTGGTTGATGCAGAGTGTAAAGGTGTTATTAATGCATCTCAAAAGAAATTACTTCTCCAGGAAATTGCCCTTCAGCTTTCTTGA